The DNA region GGAAAGCTTCAACTTCCCCTGGGACACAATCCGGTCCATCGCTGCCGAAGGACCTTCCAGCAGGACAATGTCGTCAGAGCGGAGCGTGAGATCGGGGAACGGAGCCATTCGGGTACCGCCACGCAGTACGGCGGTGGCTATGACCTCACCATCACCGAGATTCAGGAGGTCACTCAATGCCTGCTCAAGCAGTGCTGACTGGGCCGTGATCGCGACTTCGCTGGTGTAATTCTTGATTTCGATCGCATCCTCGATCGAGCTGTTCTGCTTGGTGCGACTTGGCACCAACCAGTGGAAGAACAAGAGAAAGGTGATGCCGACAACCGTGAGAACACCGCCCATAGGCGTGAAGTCGAACATGGTGAAGGAGGCTCCTGTCATCTCCTCCCGCAGCCGCGACACGACGATATTGGGTGAGGTGCCGATCTGCGTCATCAATCCGCCAAGTAAAGCAGCAAACGACATCGGCATCAGGTATTTTGAGGGAGAGGCACCGGATTTTTTCGCGAACTTGAAGGCGACCGGCATCATGATGGCAAGCGCGCCGATATTTTTGATGAAAGCAGAAAGCATCGCCACCGCAATCATCAAGAGCGCAAGCTGCGTGTAAAGCGTGTTCAGATTCGGGAAAAATCTCTTAATGGCCGAATCCACAATGCCGGAGCGCGCTACGCCCGCGCTGACGACCAGCGCGCTGCCAACGATGATGACGATGTCATCCGAAAACCCGGAGAACGCTTTTTCCGGTGGCACAATGCCGGTCCCGACTGCCAATACAAGCGCACAACACGCGACAACATCATAGCGGAAGCGATCCCAAATAAAGACTGCCATCATGAGAGCGATAACAGAAAATGCGATTATCTGTTGTGTTGTCATGCGGACCTGGGAACGAGGCTGGGGTGTCGCCGACAACCGAGCGGAAGACGATATTCAGAAACGCTGTAACGTTGCGCAAGTTCCTCGGCACCACACTTCAGGGGCTTCGAACCTCCGGATCCAGCATCTGCGGTAGCCTCGACAGACCTGCAGCATGAAGTTGCATCATCCCACCCCTGAGCTCTCCAAGGATGATGGCTGAAATCTCGCCTTCGACCGGCGCCGAAGACACGCTGCGACCCATCGACCGTGCAGCGAGCTGACAGACTTGCGATGTGTAAGGATGTCATCCTGCAGCTGTGAGCTTTGACCAGATCAGAGCATAACGATGCAGATCAGGCGGCGATCACGAGCGCAATCATCGCGATCGCACATGCGATACCCAAAACGTTGAAGCCCAACGAAACGAATTCGCTGAGTTGGTGCAGGTGATGACGAGGGTGCTCGGCAGTGCCCAGCACTGCAACAGCTCCTCCCATCATCCAACATGTCAATGTCAACGCACCGAAAAGCAGAGCCAGATTCATCACGACACTCATTCTAATCTTTACGGTCCTTCGAACCGGCGCATCCTCGCTTTGTTCCCGCCTCAGCGTGTCATCCGATTTTGTACAACGCGTGAAAATTTGCCGGACGCGAACACGACCTCGACGGCAGGGCGCGGCGAGGGCGCAATTTCTCCGTGAAGGTTCTGAGTCTGCGCTGAAAAACTCAACCTTTGATAATCTTCCCCAGGCGTCAGCACCTCACCCATTTTGGTGATGGAACCAAACTGCTTAGCCGTGGTTCGGCGGGCTTTCACGGTCTCGAAGCATAAGGGAAATCCTTTGAACGAGCTGCACCATGAATTCCAGCTGCGAAGAGATTTTCTGCCGAGAGCCGAGGAGGACGGGTGGCCTCAACCTGGACCCGCGGCATTGCCGGTGGACAGCCCACCGGTCCTGCAAACACCGCTGTCGCCCCGCCCGTTAGTGGTTGATCTCGACGGCACCCTCGTTCGATCGGACCTGCTGATCGAAACTGTCTTCTCGGAGCTTAGCCGTCGGCCCCTTTCCATCGTCGATTTCGTCAGTTCGCTGTCCGCCGGAAAAGCGTGTCTGAAGCACCGCCTTTCTCAACCAGCGGATTTCGACCCGGCTATTCTTCCCTATGACGCGGAAGTGCTGAACGTCATCAAGGCCGCACGGGAGGAGGGACGATCGGTTTACCTCGCTTCTGCAACCCACGAACGCCTGGTTTGCACGGTTGCCGACCACCTTGGCCTTTTCGCCGGCTGGTTTGCAACGAACGAGACGATGAACTGTGTCGGCGAGGCGAAGGCGGCAAAGCTCGTCGCCGCCTTCGGGGAGGGGGGCTTCGACTATATCGGCAATGACCCGGCCGACTTGTCAGTCTGGCGCCACGCCGCAAAGTCCTATGCCATAAGGACATCGGCGGCAGTTGCTCGAGAGCTTTCGCGCCAATGCGACAACGTCGAGCACCTTAGTCACGACAGACCGACATGGCGGATTTGGACGCGCTCGTTGCGGGTGCATCAATACGTCAAGAACGGGTTGGTTTTTATCCCGCTACTGACAAATCAACTCTTTGACCTCCATAGCCTTACGAATGCCGGCCTGGCTCTGGCGGCTTTTTCGCTTTGTGCCTCGGGCGTTTATCTCCTGAACGACTTGGTCGATCTGCAGGACGACCGCCGTCATAAAACCAAATGCCGCAGACCGCTTGCCTGTGGCGAGATCCCGCTGTTGCACGCTCTGTTGGCAATCCCGATCCTGCTTTTGCTGTCGCTTACGGTGGCCGCCATGGTGTCGCCCGTCTTCGTGCTCGTACTCGCGGGTTATTTCGCCTTGACCACCGCCTACTCGTTCTTCCTCAAGCGGAAGATGATCCTGGACGTGGTGGCTCTCGCCTCTCTTTACACCACGCGGGTGATCGGCGGCGCTGCCGCCGTCTCGGTGTGGCCATCTCCCTGGCTGCTTGCCTTCATGATGAGCTGGTTTCTCTCGCTCGCTTTGGTGAAGCGATACACCGAGCTCATTTCACGCCGCGCCGCGCACCTGCCGGATTCCAAGAGCCGCGACTACAGGAAGGCGGATATTGGGATGGTGGGCGCCCTGGCAGCTGGAGCGGGAATGAACGCGCTGACGTTATTTGCCCTCTATGCCGCAAGCGACAGTGCCCAAGACATCTACACCAGGCCAGCCATGCTGTGGTTGGCCGGACCGATCCTTGCCTGCTGGATTGCCCGCATCCTTATGCTCGCCCACCGGGGACAGATGCATGACGATCCAGTCGTCTTCGCGATCAAGGACAAGGTCAGCCTCGTCACGCTCGGCGTCGCCGGCGTACTTGTCATTGCCGCAATGTGAGGTGGCCGAATGGCTCGTCAGTCCTCAGAGCGAAGCACTTCCGCGGGCCTCGCAACCCGCTACCTCGCCTTCGCCATGCTCTCCACCGCCGCCAACTTCGCGGTCCAGGCCACTGTCATGCAGCTGGCGCCGTCGCCGAACCTTATGCCTTCGATGCTCGCAGGGACCGCTGCCGGCTTCGGCTTGAAATATCTCCTCGACAAAAAATGGATATTCTTCGACGGCTACACGTCGCACGGCGACGAGATGCTCAAGGTGGCGCTTTACGGCCTGTTCAGTGTTCTGACGACGCTCATATTCTGGGGGTTTGAAATTACTTTTTGGACGGTGTGGAAGACGGAGCTCGCAAAATACACCGGCGGAGCGCTCGGCTTGGCGATCGGCTATATTTCCAAATACGCGTTGGACCGGAAATTCGTCTTCAAACCAGAGGAGGCGTAACAAACTCATGGAGGGCTGGGGACGCTATCCGCGCCATGAAAGCCAGGCAATCGACTGCAAGCGGCCGGAGGCGCTTGCAGGCACCGTGGCCGCCCGCATGGGACTGATCGGCCGCGGAAATGGGCGTTCATACGGTGACGCGGCGATCGGCGAACACTCCACCCTGATGTGCCGTGGACTGAGCCGAATGCGGAGCTTCGATCCGAACGATGCGACGCTGACCGTGGAAGGGGGCGTAATGCTCTCGGATATTCTGCGCGCTTTTGTTCCGAGAGGCTATTTTCCGCCTGTGGTGCCGGGCACGAAATATGTCACGGTCGGCGGGATGATTGCCTCTGACGTGCACGGCAAGAACCATCATCGCGACGGCGGGTTCGGTGACCATGTCAGCGAGATCAAGCTGGTGGTCGCCAGCGGAGAGACCCTCACCTGTAGCCGCGGGCGCAACGCCGATCTTTTCTTCGCGACGGTCGGTGGTATGGGTATGACCGGGATCATCGCGGAAGCGACTTTCCGTTTGAGACCGATTGAATCCGCCTGGATCGCGCAAAAGACGATCGTCACGGAAAATCTTGGCGAGGCGTTGAAGGCGCTGCAGCAGACCGAGGATGTCACCTATTCGGTCGCCTGGATCGATTGCCTTTCGCAAGGCGCCTCTCTTGGACGCTCGCTGATCTTTGCCGGCGAACACGCGACGCTGGACCAGGTCGGCGGCATGCCGGGCGTAGATCGCTTTGCAGCGAAAAACGCAGGGATGTTTTCACTGCCATTCGATCTGCCGCAATGGGTGCTCAACAAAACAAGCGTAACAGCCTTCAACGAGATCTATTTCCGGGCGGGAGCGCGAAAGGCGGCCAAGACCTCGCTGGTCCACTGGGATAAATACTTCTTTCCACTGGACGGCATCCTCGAATGGAACCGGCTTTATGGCAGGCGGGGCTTTCTGCAGCATCAGTGCGTGGTTCCAGCCGAGGACGCGCTTCCAGTCCTGAGCGGCATGCTCGAGCGTTTTGCGCGTTCGGGAAAAGGCTCCTTTCTTGCCGTTCT from Rhizobium sp. NLR16a includes:
- a CDS encoding UbiA family prenyltransferase — its product is MNELHHEFQLRRDFLPRAEEDGWPQPGPAALPVDSPPVLQTPLSPRPLVVDLDGTLVRSDLLIETVFSELSRRPLSIVDFVSSLSAGKACLKHRLSQPADFDPAILPYDAEVLNVIKAAREEGRSVYLASATHERLVCTVADHLGLFAGWFATNETMNCVGEAKAAKLVAAFGEGGFDYIGNDPADLSVWRHAAKSYAIRTSAAVARELSRQCDNVEHLSHDRPTWRIWTRSLRVHQYVKNGLVFIPLLTNQLFDLHSLTNAGLALAAFSLCASGVYLLNDLVDLQDDRRHKTKCRRPLACGEIPLLHALLAIPILLLLSLTVAAMVSPVFVLVLAGYFALTTAYSFFLKRKMILDVVALASLYTTRVIGGAAAVSVWPSPWLLAFMMSWFLSLALVKRYTELISRRAAHLPDSKSRDYRKADIGMVGALAAGAGMNALTLFALYAASDSAQDIYTRPAMLWLAGPILACWIARILMLAHRGQMHDDPVVFAIKDKVSLVTLGVAGVLVIAAM
- a CDS encoding GtrA family protein; its protein translation is MARQSSERSTSAGLATRYLAFAMLSTAANFAVQATVMQLAPSPNLMPSMLAGTAAGFGLKYLLDKKWIFFDGYTSHGDEMLKVALYGLFSVLTTLIFWGFEITFWTVWKTELAKYTGGALGLAIGYISKYALDRKFVFKPEEA
- a CDS encoding FAD-binding oxidoreductase encodes the protein MEGWGRYPRHESQAIDCKRPEALAGTVAARMGLIGRGNGRSYGDAAIGEHSTLMCRGLSRMRSFDPNDATLTVEGGVMLSDILRAFVPRGYFPPVVPGTKYVTVGGMIASDVHGKNHHRDGGFGDHVSEIKLVVASGETLTCSRGRNADLFFATVGGMGMTGIIAEATFRLRPIESAWIAQKTIVTENLGEALKALQQTEDVTYSVAWIDCLSQGASLGRSLIFAGEHATLDQVGGMPGVDRFAAKNAGMFSLPFDLPQWVLNKTSVTAFNEIYFRAGARKAAKTSLVHWDKYFFPLDGILEWNRLYGRRGFLQHQCVVPAEDALPVLSGMLERFARSGKGSFLAVLKKLGGGSGLLSFPAPGYTLALDLPVTQEVFRLLDEIDELVVKAGGRLYLAKDARQSRHTFEAGYPRLAAFKELRKATGADRHFNSRLAKRLGI